In a genomic window of Diadema setosum chromosome 3, eeDiaSeto1, whole genome shotgun sequence:
- the LOC140226578 gene encoding uncharacterized protein — protein MAIRRTETNLHDISVMDIQASDSDSMSNEGSPDELETGNNLAPAGCKENEQNSSCPSGGLNSDQPRKKTRRCTQQSLDRDIEFFENAREQDENTLFFHSMAKLTSRLPLLVQLKLRLDIHKLVNDAFTEEMFSRIKYNDTSMAVELAEAMLTDEQREKAPQMGYCEREERYTFNATLGATQWESPADGVTETGGTHCTP, from the exons ATGGCTATAAGAAG AACAGAAACAAATCTTCACGACATCTCTGTGATGGACATTCAGGCCAGTGACAGTGATAGCATGAGCAATGAAGGGAGCCCAGATGAATTG GAGACAGGTAACAACCTTGCCCCTGCAGGGTGTAAAGAAAATGAGCAGAACTCTAGCTGTCCCTCCGGAGGGCTGAACTCGGACCAGCCGCGGAAGAAGACACGCAGATGCACACAGCAAAGCTTAGACAGAGACATTGAGTTTTTTGAGAATGCTCGAGAACAAGACGAGAATACCCTATTCTTCCACAGTATGGCAAAACTTACAAGCAGACTGCCTCTCCTGGTACAACTGAAACTCCGATTAGATATTCACAAACTTGTGAACGATGCATTCACAGAAGAG ATGTTCTCGCGAATCAAGTACAATGATACGTCCATGGCCGTTGAGCTTGCCGAGGCTATGCTCACGGATGAACAACGTGAAAAGGCTCCACAGATGGGCTACTGCgagagagaagaaagatataCTTTTAACGCGACTCTGGGAGCGACTCAGTGGGAAAGTCCAGCCGACGGTGTGACCGAGACTGGCGGGACTCATTGCACCCCTTGA